One Thermococcus kodakarensis KOD1 genomic window carries:
- a CDS encoding hydrogenase 3 maturation endopeptidase HyCI, giving the protein MSVLEDVFSGKTRIVICGIGNDVRGDDAFGVLVAERLKELVKTPDVLILNCGEMPESYVGKIAAFKPDLVVFVDAIHFGGEIGEFIIADPLKTLGEAVSTHGLPLRIVASYIKEQTGSDIVLIGCQPGSTGLFEEPSELIKERAERLAELIAEILKNK; this is encoded by the coding sequence ATGAGCGTCCTTGAAGATGTCTTCTCCGGGAAGACGCGGATCGTAATCTGCGGGATCGGAAACGACGTGAGGGGGGACGACGCCTTCGGCGTTCTCGTCGCCGAGAGGCTGAAGGAGCTGGTGAAGACCCCAGATGTTCTCATCCTGAACTGCGGCGAGATGCCGGAGAGCTACGTCGGTAAGATAGCGGCCTTTAAGCCAGACTTGGTGGTCTTCGTTGATGCCATCCACTTCGGGGGTGAGATTGGGGAGTTTATAATCGCCGACCCGCTGAAAACCCTCGGGGAAGCTGTATCGACCCACGGGCTTCCTTTGAGGATTGTGGCGAGCTATATTAAAGAGCAAACGGGGAGCGATATAGTCCTCATCGGCTGTCAGCCGGGTTCGACGGGCCTCTTTGAGGAGCCGAGCGAACTGATAAAGGAAAGGGCGGAGAGGCTGGCTGAGCTGATTGCGGAGATTCTGAAGAACAAGTAA
- a CDS encoding putative toxin-antitoxin system toxin component, PIN family: MAENREAAEGDGVRVVIETSAWISFLLSKNPEKNAVAFILNLMLNRAVVNYISKEALEEVEQKFAHPKIMGLRSGFAPRNPLQDPAILLKLIKEISVFVEPKTRLSLCQDESDNKWLELALESGADAIITYDRDLLDMRNDEKILQIGDFQVYILRGLEFIELYRKGIFRGY, translated from the coding sequence ATGGCAGAAAATCGAGAGGCGGCTGAAGGAGATGGGGTTAGAGTTGTGATAGAGACTTCGGCGTGGATTTCTTTTCTCCTCAGCAAGAATCCAGAGAAAAACGCAGTTGCGTTTATCCTGAACCTCATGCTTAATAGGGCCGTGGTGAATTACATCTCGAAGGAAGCGCTCGAAGAGGTTGAGCAGAAGTTCGCCCACCCGAAGATAATGGGGCTTCGCTCGGGCTTTGCCCCGCGGAATCCACTCCAAGACCCAGCCATCCTCTTGAAGCTTATAAAAGAAATCAGCGTGTTTGTTGAGCCCAAAACGAGACTGTCACTGTGCCAAGATGAAAGCGACAACAAGTGGCTTGAGCTCGCCCTCGAAAGCGGCGCGGATGCAATAATCACGTACGACCGAGACCTCTTAGACATGAGGAACGACGAAAAGATACTTCAGATAGGAGACTTTCAGGTATACATCCTCAGGGGGCTGGAATTCATTGAGCTGTACCGGAAAGGAATTTTCAGGGGGTATTGA
- the tdt gene encoding tellurite-resistance/dicarboxylate transporter, whose product MRINVRDFAPSWFASVMGTGALALVSKAYSSKLPALGTFSKALVYLNAAVFFILLIPWLLRWIKYPSEAKRDLYHPVTSHFYGTMPIAMTIVAINLAMVGHREIALPLWILGSILVVVFALLIPYLFFVGEGVDVKTITPAWFIPPVGLIVIPLTALPFLPQSQTWREVFIAFNYFGFGAGFFLYLALFAIVMRRFITHELLPPMMAPAVWINLGPLGAGAVALLNLVKVLPVAGEAFKGFAFILWGFGLWWLIMAILMTLHYLRNLHLPYSLAWWGFIFPLGAYVSATYNVGTSLGIGAMVDFGFALYWFLLALWLVTGVKTLLHDFSS is encoded by the coding sequence ATGAGAATAAACGTGAGAGATTTTGCACCGAGCTGGTTTGCGAGCGTTATGGGAACGGGAGCCCTGGCGCTGGTCAGTAAGGCATACTCCTCGAAGCTTCCAGCGCTTGGCACGTTTTCGAAGGCACTGGTGTATTTGAACGCCGCGGTCTTCTTCATTCTCCTAATACCCTGGCTGCTGAGGTGGATCAAGTATCCCTCTGAGGCGAAGAGAGACCTCTACCACCCCGTAACGAGCCACTTCTACGGAACGATGCCGATAGCGATGACGATAGTGGCGATAAACCTCGCAATGGTCGGCCACAGGGAAATAGCCCTCCCGCTCTGGATTCTTGGGAGCATTCTCGTCGTGGTCTTCGCCCTCCTGATACCCTACCTGTTTTTCGTGGGTGAGGGGGTAGATGTAAAGACGATAACGCCAGCGTGGTTTATACCGCCGGTTGGGCTTATCGTGATACCTCTCACGGCCCTGCCGTTCCTCCCGCAGTCCCAAACGTGGAGAGAGGTTTTTATTGCGTTCAACTACTTCGGCTTCGGCGCGGGCTTCTTCCTCTATCTGGCCCTCTTCGCCATAGTGATGAGGCGCTTCATAACCCACGAGCTCCTCCCGCCCATGATGGCGCCGGCAGTCTGGATAAACCTCGGACCGCTTGGAGCGGGTGCAGTGGCGCTGTTAAACCTCGTTAAGGTACTGCCCGTTGCAGGAGAGGCTTTCAAGGGCTTTGCCTTTATCCTCTGGGGCTTCGGACTCTGGTGGCTCATCATGGCTATCCTGATGACGCTCCACTACCTCAGAAACCTGCATCTCCCCTACAGCCTCGCCTGGTGGGGCTTCATCTTCCCCCTTGGGGCCTACGTGAGCGCGACCTACAACGTTGGGACGAGCCTCGGGATAGGTGCAATGGTGGACTTCGGTTTTGCACTCTACTGGTTCCTTCTGGCCCTGTGGCTGGTCACGGGGGTTAAAACGCTTCTCCACGACTTTTCCTCGTGA
- a CDS encoding NifB/NifX family molybdenum-iron cluster-binding protein translates to MRIALPVDEDLGLESPMSGHFGRARYFAFVDVEDGEIRGVEVVPVPFEEHGPGDLPNFIKEHGAEVVIVYGMGRRAMEYFNQFGITVVTGAYGKVGDVVKAFIEQVLEVDPHWKEKIEREKEKGGHCEH, encoded by the coding sequence ATGAGAATCGCGCTTCCTGTAGATGAAGACCTTGGACTGGAAAGTCCGATGAGCGGACACTTTGGAAGGGCCAGGTACTTCGCCTTCGTGGACGTGGAGGACGGCGAGATAAGGGGCGTTGAGGTGGTTCCTGTCCCCTTTGAGGAGCACGGCCCAGGTGATTTGCCCAACTTCATAAAGGAACACGGGGCCGAGGTCGTCATCGTCTACGGGATGGGAAGACGGGCGATGGAATACTTCAACCAGTTTGGAATAACGGTCGTAACCGGCGCCTACGGAAAGGTCGGCGATGTAGTTAAGGCCTTCATCGAGCAGGTTCTTGAGGTTGACCCCCACTGGAAGGAGAAGATAGAGCGGGAGAAGGAAAAGGGAGGGCACTGCGAGCACTGA
- a CDS encoding NifB/NifX family molybdenum-iron cluster-binding protein, whose amino-acid sequence MFLVNLGVNVLLTPMDCPKGKAILEAGGVKIIKVKSGENVKDVLNLLKD is encoded by the coding sequence ATGTTTCTGGTCAACCTGGGAGTGAACGTACTGCTGACCCCTATGGACTGCCCGAAGGGAAAGGCAATACTTGAGGCGGGGGGCGTTAAGATAATTAAAGTAAAATCCGGGGAAAATGTCAAAGACGTTCTAAACCTTCTCAAGGATTGA
- a CDS encoding cation diffusion facilitator family transporter translates to MKVAHHHHGELKGRMLFSFALNIVITLAEVIGGILSGSLALLSDSLHNFSDSMSILASYLAIKIGEREKNEKYTFGYKRAEILVAFVNSAVLVGVALFLLVEAYKRFKNPEPIDGPLMLGVALIGLFANLISVLLLHEHAHESMNVRSAYLHLLSDTLSSVAVVIGGIAIIRWDVLWIDPLVTVLISVYILREGYEILKESVEVLMEAAPDLDLDEIKREIESIPGIRNAHHFHVWRIGEKEIHFECHVEVNDMPISEAQRLIDEIEERLKRFGITHVTVQLEAGRCEDKNTICGEKGD, encoded by the coding sequence ATGAAAGTGGCCCACCATCACCACGGCGAGCTTAAGGGCAGGATGCTGTTTTCCTTTGCCCTGAACATCGTGATAACCCTAGCCGAGGTCATCGGTGGTATCCTCTCCGGAAGTTTGGCCCTTCTCAGCGACTCCCTTCACAACTTCAGCGATTCAATGAGTATCCTCGCGAGCTATCTCGCCATAAAGATAGGCGAGCGAGAGAAGAACGAGAAGTACACCTTCGGCTACAAGAGGGCTGAGATTTTGGTCGCGTTCGTTAATTCCGCTGTCCTGGTCGGTGTTGCGCTCTTCCTCCTCGTTGAGGCTTACAAGCGCTTTAAGAACCCAGAGCCAATAGACGGCCCTCTGATGCTCGGGGTTGCTCTAATCGGCCTCTTCGCCAACTTAATCTCGGTTCTCCTGCTCCATGAGCACGCCCACGAGAGCATGAACGTCCGCTCCGCCTACCTGCATCTCCTGAGCGACACGCTCTCTTCGGTTGCGGTCGTGATAGGTGGAATCGCGATAATACGATGGGATGTTCTCTGGATCGATCCCCTCGTCACGGTTCTAATCTCGGTTTACATCCTCCGCGAGGGCTATGAGATACTGAAGGAGAGCGTGGAGGTGCTCATGGAAGCGGCTCCTGATTTAGATCTTGATGAGATAAAACGCGAAATCGAGAGTATTCCGGGTATCAGGAACGCCCATCACTTCCACGTATGGCGGATAGGGGAGAAGGAGATCCACTTTGAGTGTCACGTCGAAGTTAACGACATGCCGATAAGCGAGGCGCAGAGGTTAATAGACGAGATTGAGGAGAGGCTTAAGCGCTTCGGGATAACCCACGTGACGGTTCAGCTCGAGGCTGGGCGGTGTGAGGATAAAAACACGATCTGCGGTGAGAAAGGTGATTAG
- a CDS encoding sulfite exporter TauE/SafE family protein produces MDYIAVGIIAFILSVIFSIGGVGSAIAIVPTMMWLGIPLMVAKPTGLFINTLSMLSATIKNIKHGKLDHRFGLPILVMATIFAPLGAYSGKFIPKEYVLWIFIIFLLYSGTMMIFFKPRPRDGDGNHIVEGSLIGGLAGFLGGLLGVGGGGIISPTLIMLGYEPKKVAATTALVVFFSSLSGFLTYWGMGALDWKLLGVVSISAITGGWLGTHLMHFKMSSEQVKKVIGVILYLIALKMVLKVL; encoded by the coding sequence ATGGACTACATAGCAGTCGGCATCATAGCTTTCATCCTGAGCGTCATCTTCTCCATCGGCGGAGTCGGAAGCGCGATAGCAATAGTCCCGACTATGATGTGGCTCGGAATACCCCTCATGGTTGCGAAGCCCACTGGCCTTTTCATAAACACCCTCTCGATGCTTTCGGCGACGATCAAGAACATCAAGCACGGCAAGCTCGACCACCGCTTCGGTCTCCCGATACTGGTTATGGCGACGATTTTTGCTCCCCTCGGGGCCTACTCGGGTAAGTTCATACCCAAAGAATACGTCCTCTGGATCTTCATAATATTTCTCCTGTACTCTGGCACTATGATGATCTTCTTCAAGCCGAGGCCGAGGGACGGAGATGGGAACCATATCGTAGAGGGCTCGCTCATCGGAGGCTTGGCAGGGTTCCTCGGCGGACTGCTCGGCGTCGGCGGAGGGGGTATAATAAGCCCGACGCTCATAATGCTCGGCTACGAGCCGAAAAAAGTGGCCGCGACAACGGCTCTGGTGGTCTTCTTCTCATCCCTGAGCGGTTTCCTTACTTACTGGGGTATGGGCGCTCTCGACTGGAAGCTCCTAGGGGTTGTTTCAATCTCCGCTATAACGGGCGGCTGGCTCGGAACACATCTCATGCACTTCAAGATGAGTTCCGAGCAGGTAAAGAAGGTAATCGGCGTTATTCTCTACCTGATAGCGCTGAAGATGGTTCTCAAGGTTCTCTGA
- a CDS encoding NifB/NifX family molybdenum-iron cluster-binding protein, producing MIRVAVPTSRGGLEDRVHESLVRAETFTLVELKDGEVKSVEIVENPLPRGALRSWF from the coding sequence GTGATTAGGGTAGCAGTCCCAACATCCAGAGGTGGGCTTGAAGACAGAGTGCATGAGAGCCTCGTGAGGGCCGAGACCTTCACTCTGGTGGAGCTTAAGGATGGAGAAGTAAAAAGCGTGGAGATTGTCGAGAACCCCCTACCGAGAGGAGCCCTACGGAGCTGGTTCTAA
- the mobA gene encoding molybdenum cofactor guanylyltransferase MobA, translating into MIGAVLAGGRGRRFGGDKLLFRISGKPLLLYTIERLEQAEKIDEIVLVASKENAEKLRDFGHDVVVDELMIGPMGGIFTALSLGDAFVVAGDMPLLVPEFIDFIVERFEEAKKPACVPRWSNGYLEPLHAAYSSSFRDFLEERIKSRNYAINQAIRESDACYIEIEKLPEGWRESFFNVNTREDLRRLTPLRTRDNPDTLR; encoded by the coding sequence ATGATTGGAGCAGTCTTGGCTGGAGGGAGGGGCAGACGCTTCGGCGGAGACAAGCTCCTATTCAGGATCAGCGGAAAGCCCCTCCTCCTCTACACCATTGAGAGGCTGGAGCAGGCGGAGAAAATAGACGAGATAGTCTTAGTTGCATCAAAGGAAAACGCGGAGAAGCTCAGGGATTTTGGGCACGATGTTGTGGTTGATGAGCTGATGATCGGGCCGATGGGTGGGATTTTCACCGCCCTGAGCCTCGGTGACGCCTTTGTTGTCGCCGGCGATATGCCCCTCCTCGTCCCGGAGTTCATAGACTTCATCGTCGAGCGCTTTGAAGAGGCCAAAAAGCCAGCCTGTGTGCCGAGGTGGAGCAACGGCTACCTTGAACCGCTCCACGCCGCTTACTCAAGTTCTTTCAGGGATTTTTTGGAGGAGAGGATAAAGTCCAGAAACTACGCTATAAACCAGGCTATAAGGGAGAGCGACGCCTGTTACATCGAGATTGAAAAACTGCCAGAGGGCTGGAGGGAGAGCTTCTTCAACGTTAACACGAGGGAGGATTTAAGGAGGCTCACTCCACTGAGAACCCGAGACAATCCGGATACATTGAGATGA
- a CDS encoding HypC/HybG/HupF family hydrogenase formation chaperone, with protein sequence MCLAVPGKVIEVNGPVAVVDFGGVKREVRLDLMPDTKPGDWVIVHTGFAIEKLDEKKAMEILEAWAEVEKAMEGF encoded by the coding sequence ATGTGCCTTGCAGTTCCTGGAAAGGTCATTGAGGTAAACGGCCCCGTTGCTGTCGTGGATTTTGGGGGAGTAAAAAGGGAGGTAAGGCTTGACCTAATGCCAGATACCAAGCCAGGAGACTGGGTTATCGTTCATACGGGCTTTGCAATAGAGAAGCTGGACGAGAAGAAGGCGATGGAAATCCTTGAGGCTTGGGCAGAGGTTGAGAAGGCCA
- a CDS encoding Mrp/NBP35 family ATP-binding protein: MNAIDPREIAINARLEGVKRIIPVVSGKGGVGKSLVSTTLALVLAEKGYRVGLLDLDFHGASDHVILGFEPKEFPEEDRGVVPPTVHGIKFMTIAYYTEDRPTPLRGKEISDALIELLTITRWDELDYLVIDMPPGLGDQLLDVLRFLKRGEFLVVATPSKLSLNVVRKLIELLKEEGHKVIGVVENMKLRSEQLDDEKDVEKLAEEFGVPYLVGIPFYPDLDAKVGNVEELMKTEFAGKVRELAGRL; this comes from the coding sequence ATGAACGCGATAGACCCGAGGGAGATAGCGATAAACGCGAGGCTTGAGGGAGTCAAGCGGATTATCCCGGTCGTCAGCGGAAAGGGCGGTGTTGGAAAGTCCCTCGTCTCAACTACTCTCGCGCTCGTCCTGGCTGAGAAGGGCTACAGGGTCGGCCTCCTCGACCTCGACTTCCACGGGGCCAGCGACCACGTCATCCTCGGCTTTGAGCCCAAGGAGTTCCCCGAGGAGGACAGAGGTGTCGTTCCGCCGACTGTTCACGGGATAAAGTTCATGACTATCGCGTATTACACGGAAGACAGACCTACACCGCTCCGCGGTAAGGAGATAAGCGACGCGCTAATAGAGCTGCTCACGATAACCCGCTGGGACGAGCTGGACTACCTCGTCATAGACATGCCGCCAGGTCTTGGCGACCAGCTCTTGGATGTCCTCCGCTTCCTCAAGAGAGGCGAATTTCTCGTTGTCGCTACACCTTCAAAGCTCTCCCTCAACGTCGTGAGGAAGCTCATCGAGCTCCTCAAAGAGGAAGGACACAAGGTCATCGGCGTCGTTGAGAACATGAAACTCCGTTCGGAGCAGCTCGACGACGAGAAGGACGTTGAAAAGCTCGCCGAGGAGTTCGGCGTTCCCTACCTGGTCGGCATACCATTCTACCCCGACCTCGACGCGAAGGTTGGGAACGTTGAAGAACTAATGAAGACGGAGTTCGCCGGGAAGGTGAGGGAGCTGGCGGGGAGGCTTTGA
- a CDS encoding 4Fe-4S dicluster domain-containing protein, translating into MADVKAPVIGRDALGREVKDLSVIPWWGVDRKEIEWYPKINYSVCARCGLCFITCGRRVFDWDTEEGKPVVARPYNCMVGCNTCAILCPCNAIEFPPKEYVKKLVIEHGIIRKAFEITKPLTKKKEESTNGAESVFNP; encoded by the coding sequence ATGGCCGATGTTAAGGCTCCCGTCATCGGGAGGGACGCTCTCGGGAGAGAGGTTAAGGACCTAAGCGTTATTCCGTGGTGGGGGGTTGATAGAAAGGAGATAGAGTGGTATCCAAAGATAAACTACAGCGTCTGCGCCCGCTGTGGCCTTTGCTTTATAACCTGTGGACGGAGGGTCTTCGACTGGGACACCGAAGAGGGAAAGCCCGTTGTTGCGAGGCCCTACAACTGCATGGTTGGTTGCAACACTTGTGCAATCCTCTGCCCATGTAACGCCATAGAGTTCCCACCAAAGGAGTACGTTAAGAAGCTCGTCATAGAGCACGGGATCATAAGAAAGGCCTTTGAGATAACAAAGCCCCTGACGAAAAAGAAGGAAGAAAGCACGAACGGAGCTGAGAGCGTGTTCAATCCTTGA
- the hypA gene encoding hydrogenase nickel incorporation protein HypA: protein MHEWALADAIVRTVLDYAQREGASRVKAVRVVLGELQDVAEDIVKFAMEQLFAGTIAEGAEIEFVEEEAVFKCRNCNYEWKLKEVKDKFDERIKEDIHFIPEVVHAFLACPKCGSHDFEVVKGRGVYVAGIKIEKEGGS, encoded by the coding sequence ATGCACGAGTGGGCGCTTGCCGATGCGATAGTAAGGACGGTCTTAGATTATGCTCAAAGGGAAGGGGCAAGCAGGGTGAAGGCGGTTAGGGTTGTTCTTGGGGAACTCCAGGACGTTGCGGAGGACATCGTGAAGTTCGCGATGGAGCAGCTCTTCGCCGGGACGATTGCTGAGGGTGCTGAAATAGAGTTCGTCGAGGAAGAGGCCGTCTTTAAGTGCAGGAATTGTAACTATGAGTGGAAGCTCAAGGAGGTAAAGGATAAGTTCGACGAGAGGATTAAGGAGGACATCCACTTCATCCCGGAGGTCGTCCACGCCTTCCTCGCCTGCCCGAAGTGCGGCAGTCATGATTTCGAGGTCGTCAAGGGAAGGGGAGTTTACGTTGCTGGAATAAAGATCGAGAAGGAGGGAGGGTCATGA